From a region of the Fusarium verticillioides 7600 chromosome 9, whole genome shotgun sequence genome:
- a CDS encoding DNA polymerase delta subunit 3, whose product MDEHKKFLADRLLSEEQPITYRVLSRALDVHVNTAKEMLYDFHSYQNAQKANSVHATYLIYGTKTPEKDESDGDVEMSGSSPEEPLSDEVPTSTLTLAREEELNDILAAYEQVVSIHVYSLSPHPQKDLSLLSDVASQLSEYSSNGDITAASKKYGVISNPNARRRERTVRPLASTSAPSQAVRKEPAASKPTSKTTVKQETSTVKPEAKQIKSAKQESSAPSSKEGTPAPSGGKKPAPSLKRGVSGGIMQSFAKAAARPPKPKPGAKKEEDTTMALSDDGEADDSDIVATKSKSTIDSTDIKRKRQEREDVLRKMMEDDDEEEEKEESDKESDKESEQADEEMEEAPEPEPEPEATKEESEPAEVISGTGDGRRRGRRRVMKKKRILDDQGYMVTIQEPGWESFSEDEAPPVTKKAAPAPTPTPSSSTGSKSKKPAPKGQGNIMSFFSKK is encoded by the exons ATGGACGAACATAAAAAGTTTCTGGCAGATCGTCTGCTTAGTGAAGAACAACCG ATCACGTATCGGGTCTTGAGTAGGGCTTTGGATGTACACGTCAACACTGCCAAAGA GATGCTTTATGACTTTCATAGCTATCAGAATGCGCAAAAAGCCAACTCTGTTCACGCGACATACCTAATTTATGGCACCAAAACTCCAGAAAAAGATGAAtctgatggcgatgttgagatgtCAGGCTCATCGCCCGAGGAACCCCTTTCAGATGAGGTTCCGACTTCCACACTGACTCTGGCtcgggaagaagagctgaacG ATATTCTAGCTGCCTATGAGCAGGTAGTTTCGATCCACGTTTACAGTCTTTCACCTCATCCCCAAAAAGACCTTTCTCTCCTGTCAGATGTGGCATCCCAACTCTCGGAGTATTCATCAAATGGGGACATCACTGCCGCATCTAAGAAGTATGGCGTTATTAGTAACCCGAACGCCCGAAGGAGAGAACGGACGGTCCGGCCTCTAGCCTCCACTTCAGCTCCCTCTCAGGCCGTCAGGAAAGAGCCTGCTgcatcaaagccaacatcCAAGACAACTGTCAAGCAAGAAACGTCAACGGTGAAGCCTGAGGCAAAGCAAATCAAGTCTGCGAAACAGGAGTCTTCAGCTCCATCGTCCAAGGAGGGAACACCTGCTCCAAGTGGCGGGAAGAAGCCAGCGCCATCTCTTAAACGAGGAGTATCTGGCGGTATCATGCAATCATTTGCAAAAGCGGCTGCACGACCACCTAAACCCAAGCCTGgcgccaagaaggaagaggacaCAACGATGGCTCTCTCTGATGACGGTGAGGCAGATGACTCTGATATCGTGGCAACCAAGTCAAAGTCCACTATAGATTCTACCGATATCAAGCGAAAGCGTCAGGAACGTGAGGATGTACTACGAAAAATgatggaagacgatgacgaggaagaggagaaggaagagtcCGACAAGGAGTCCGACAAGGAGTCCGAGCAGGCcgacgaagagatggaagaagcacCAGAGCCTGAGCCAGAGCCCGAGGCCACAAAGGAAGAGAGCGAACCAGCAGAAGTGATCTCGGGCACTGGTGATGGACGCAGGAGGGGTAGAAGACgcgtgatgaagaagaagcgaatCCTTGACGATCAAGGATATATGG TTACCATCCAAGAACCTGGCTGGGAATCCTtttctgaggatgaggctccCCCAGTGACCAAAAAGGCAGCCCCTGCTCCTACACctacaccatcatcatctacaGGCTCCAAATCAAAGAAACCGGCGCCCAAGGGACAGGGCAACATCATGTCATTCTTTTCGAAGAAGTAG
- a CDS encoding DNA repair protein rad18 (At least one base has a quality score < 10): MANHDVPDSTDWLTTPLTAIAVVENALRCQICKDFYKTPMITSCCHTFCSLCIRRTLSNEGKCPVCRASEQELKLRSNWAMEDAVQAFINARPATLELARNADTDKTSSKRKAVQDHHESGDAPDGKRLRSSTRLRNTRSHPSYTVPAEEDETVQVSEGDEEFQPEPEDGLVACPVCESRMKEWQVFKHLETCTGPVQRH, translated from the exons ATGGCCAACCATGATGTCCCCGACTCTACAGACTGGCTCACGACGCCACTAACTGCCATTGCCGTGGTCGAAAACGCTTTACGATGTCAAATATGCAAGGACTTCTATAAAACCCCGATGATCACAAGTTGCTGCCATACCTTTTGCTCACTATGTATCCGAAGGACTTTGTCCAATGAGGGTAAATGCCCAGTGTGTCGCGCATCAGAGCAAGAGCTCAAGTTGCGGAGCAATTGGGCAATGGAAGACGCTGTGCAAGCATTCATCAATGCCAGACCAGCAACACTAGAGCTAGCGCGAAACGCAGATACCGATAAGACAAGCTCGAAACGAAAGGCAgtccaagatcatcatgagtCGGGGGATGCACCAGATGGCAAGCGACTACGGTCATCCACGCGACTGCGCAACACTCGCTCCCATCCCTCATATACAGTtcctgctgaagaagacgagactGTCCAAGTCTCAGAGGGTGATGAGGAGTTCCAACCGGAGCCAG AGGACGGCCTTGTCGCGTGCCCAGTTTGCGAAAGTCGAATGAAGGAATGGCAGGTTTTCAAGCACCTCGAGACATGTACAGGACCTGTGCAAAGACACTGA
- a CDS encoding DNA polymerase delta subunit 3, producing the protein MDEHKKFLADRLLSEEQPITYRVLSRALDVHVNTAKEMLYDFHSYQNAQKANSVHATYLIYGTKTPEKDESDGDVEMSGSSPEEPLSDEVPTSTLTLAREEELNDILAAYEQVVSIHVYSLSPHPQKDLSLLSDVASQLSEYSSNGDITAASKKYGVISNPNARRRERTVRPLASTSAPSQAVRKEPAASKPTSKTTVKQETSTVKPEAKQIKSAKQESSAPSSKEGTPAPSGGKKPAPSLKRGVSGGIMQSFAKAAARPPKPKPGAKKEEDTTMALSDDGEADDSDIVATKSKSTIDSTDIKRKRQEREDVLRKMMEDDDEEEEKEESDKESDKESEQADEEMEEAPEPEPEPEATKEESEPAEVISGTGDGRRRGRRRVMKKKRILDDQGYMGKSALQSYQAMMLIAKSYHPRTWLGILF; encoded by the exons ATGGACGAACATAAAAAGTTTCTGGCAGATCGTCTGCTTAGTGAAGAACAACCG ATCACGTATCGGGTCTTGAGTAGGGCTTTGGATGTACACGTCAACACTGCCAAAGA GATGCTTTATGACTTTCATAGCTATCAGAATGCGCAAAAAGCCAACTCTGTTCACGCGACATACCTAATTTATGGCACCAAAACTCCAGAAAAAGATGAAtctgatggcgatgttgagatgtCAGGCTCATCGCCCGAGGAACCCCTTTCAGATGAGGTTCCGACTTCCACACTGACTCTGGCtcgggaagaagagctgaacG ATATTCTAGCTGCCTATGAGCAGGTAGTTTCGATCCACGTTTACAGTCTTTCACCTCATCCCCAAAAAGACCTTTCTCTCCTGTCAGATGTGGCATCCCAACTCTCGGAGTATTCATCAAATGGGGACATCACTGCCGCATCTAAGAAGTATGGCGTTATTAGTAACCCGAACGCCCGAAGGAGAGAACGGACGGTCCGGCCTCTAGCCTCCACTTCAGCTCCCTCTCAGGCCGTCAGGAAAGAGCCTGCTgcatcaaagccaacatcCAAGACAACTGTCAAGCAAGAAACGTCAACGGTGAAGCCTGAGGCAAAGCAAATCAAGTCTGCGAAACAGGAGTCTTCAGCTCCATCGTCCAAGGAGGGAACACCTGCTCCAAGTGGCGGGAAGAAGCCAGCGCCATCTCTTAAACGAGGAGTATCTGGCGGTATCATGCAATCATTTGCAAAAGCGGCTGCACGACCACCTAAACCCAAGCCTGgcgccaagaaggaagaggacaCAACGATGGCTCTCTCTGATGACGGTGAGGCAGATGACTCTGATATCGTGGCAACCAAGTCAAAGTCCACTATAGATTCTACCGATATCAAGCGAAAGCGTCAGGAACGTGAGGATGTACTACGAAAAATgatggaagacgatgacgaggaagaggagaaggaagagtcCGACAAGGAGTCCGACAAGGAGTCCGAGCAGGCcgacgaagagatggaagaagcacCAGAGCCTGAGCCAGAGCCCGAGGCCACAAAGGAAGAGAGCGAACCAGCAGAAGTGATCTCGGGCACTGGTGATGGACGCAGGAGGGGTAGAAGACgcgtgatgaagaagaagcgaatCCTTGACGATCAAGGATATATGGGTAAGTCTGCCTTACAATCTTACCAGGCTATGATGCTAATTGCCAAAAGTTACCATCCAAGAACCTGGCTGGGAATCCTtttctga